In Iodobacter fluviatilis, one DNA window encodes the following:
- the surE gene encoding 5'/3'-nucleotidase SurE — MRFLLSNDDGYFAPGILALAEALREEGEVTVCAPERDRSGASNSLTLDRPLSVRKAPSGFMYVNGTPTDCVHLAATGLMDSLPDMVVSGINHGANMGDDTIYSGTVAAATEGHLFGVPAMAVSLASRNPRHFDSAAQVARDLVRRFIRQPFASPVLLNVNVPDLPYAEIKGVLMTRLGRRHKSSGVIQSKNPRGETIWWVGPVGEVSHAGEGTDFHAVANGYVSVTPLSVDLTAKSQLDLVSTWLSD, encoded by the coding sequence ATGCGATTTTTATTGTCAAATGATGATGGTTATTTTGCCCCGGGTATTTTGGCTCTAGCAGAAGCATTACGTGAAGAAGGTGAGGTCACTGTCTGTGCGCCGGAGCGGGATCGCAGCGGGGCGAGCAATTCACTGACGCTGGATCGCCCTTTAAGTGTGCGTAAAGCACCCAGTGGCTTTATGTATGTCAATGGTACGCCAACCGATTGCGTGCACCTTGCTGCAACAGGTTTGATGGATTCCTTGCCGGATATGGTTGTTTCGGGCATTAATCATGGTGCCAATATGGGCGATGATACGATTTATTCGGGTACGGTGGCTGCCGCTACGGAGGGGCATTTGTTTGGTGTTCCCGCGATGGCTGTTTCACTGGCTTCACGCAACCCGCGGCATTTTGACAGCGCCGCACAGGTAGCTAGAGATTTGGTGCGACGGTTTATCCGCCAGCCTTTTGCCTCGCCCGTATTGCTTAATGTAAACGTACCGGATTTACCTTATGCAGAGATAAAAGGGGTGTTAATGACGCGTTTGGGGCGTCGACATAAATCTTCCGGCGTGATTCAATCCAAAAATCCGCGCGGTGAAACCATCTGGTGGGTAGGGCCGGTAGGGGAAGTTTCTCATGCCGGTGAAGGAACTGATTTTCATGCCGTAGCAAATGGCTATGTATCAGTGACGCCCCTGTCGGTTGACTTAACCGCTAAATCTCAACTTGATCTTGTCTCAACATGGCTATCCGATTAA
- a CDS encoding protein-L-isoaspartate(D-aspartate) O-methyltransferase — protein sequence MAIRLNIAALGGTGMTSARTRARLVERLKTQGITHAGVLAAMAEVPRHGFMDEALAHKAYDDVSLPIGFGQTISQPYIVARMTELAMGAARHEKVLEIGTGCGYQTTVLALLFKTVYSVERIGGLYKATRDRLSVLGVHNARLRHADGSKGLAEAAPYDVIIITAAAPILPEDMLPQLQVGGRLIYPVGETDQELRQIERTAEGFIETRLEKVNFVPLLPGVV from the coding sequence ATGGCTATCCGATTAAATATTGCCGCCCTAGGCGGTACAGGCATGACATCCGCTAGAACGCGGGCGAGGCTGGTAGAGCGCTTAAAGACGCAGGGCATCACCCATGCCGGTGTTCTGGCCGCGATGGCCGAGGTGCCCCGCCATGGTTTTATGGATGAAGCGCTGGCGCATAAGGCCTATGACGATGTGTCTTTGCCTATTGGTTTTGGGCAGACTATTTCTCAGCCGTATATCGTTGCAAGAATGACCGAGCTGGCGATGGGGGCTGCCCGGCATGAAAAAGTGCTGGAAATTGGTACTGGCTGTGGTTATCAGACCACAGTATTAGCGTTGTTATTTAAAACGGTTTATTCGGTCGAAAGGATTGGTGGCTTATATAAAGCCACGCGGGATCGCCTGAGTGTGCTGGGCGTGCATAATGCACGCTTACGCCATGCTGATGGCAGTAAGGGGCTTGCGGAAGCGGCGCCATACGATGTCATTATTATTACGGCGGCTGCGCCTATTTTGCCGGAAGATATGCTCCCTCAGCTGCAGGTAGGCGGGCGACTGATTTATCCTGTGGGTGAAACAGATCAGGAATTACGTCAGATAGAGCGTACTGCCGAGGGTTTTATTGAAACCCGGCTTGAAAAAGTTAATTTTGTGCCGCTGTTACCGGGTGTTGTGTAA
- a CDS encoding peptidoglycan DD-metalloendopeptidase family protein has protein sequence MNWQRLCAPLALMLGACASQPTPPAPIVDRSAQIVVPSAPRVNTPAVPVASVDPRPATYIVKKGDTLYRVALDHGLAYRDLAAWNNLGDVNGIKVDQTLRLTPPDGAVEIRPLKTDEVQKTDTKSELKQETKNYPKAVKVPYGAQSASAVAALAEGPIVVSKSQSDSAKLPSVTASGGSVAKTASEVRAASAVKIAEKPSNNASSAPMNSDEKPGDWAWPTAGKTVKAFSEENRGIDISGKIGQSVIASANGKVVYAGSGLRGYGKMIILKHNQEFLTAYANNSKLFVKEGGEVRKGEKIAEMGNSDSDQVKLHFEMRRFGKPVDPAKYIQAEKK, from the coding sequence GTGAATTGGCAACGCTTGTGTGCCCCTCTGGCCTTGATGCTTGGTGCTTGCGCCAGTCAGCCAACACCACCAGCACCGATTGTAGATCGCAGTGCTCAGATCGTTGTTCCTTCAGCGCCTCGCGTTAATACACCTGCCGTGCCTGTTGCGAGCGTAGATCCTCGCCCGGCAACTTACATTGTAAAGAAAGGCGATACGCTGTACCGAGTTGCATTGGATCATGGTCTTGCTTATCGAGATTTGGCAGCATGGAATAATTTGGGTGATGTAAATGGAATTAAGGTGGATCAAACCTTACGGCTCACGCCGCCTGATGGCGCGGTTGAAATTCGCCCTTTAAAAACAGATGAAGTGCAAAAAACAGACACTAAATCTGAACTGAAACAAGAAACGAAAAACTATCCCAAAGCTGTAAAAGTGCCCTATGGAGCACAGTCTGCCAGTGCCGTAGCGGCCCTTGCTGAAGGCCCGATTGTTGTGTCTAAATCACAATCTGACAGCGCAAAACTACCGTCTGTCACCGCTTCTGGCGGATCGGTGGCAAAAACAGCCTCTGAGGTGCGTGCAGCTTCTGCAGTGAAAATAGCCGAAAAACCAAGTAATAATGCCTCTTCTGCCCCAATGAACAGCGATGAAAAGCCAGGCGATTGGGCTTGGCCAACAGCAGGCAAAACCGTGAAGGCTTTCTCTGAAGAAAATCGCGGTATTGATATCTCAGGGAAAATAGGCCAGTCTGTAATTGCATCAGCTAATGGTAAGGTTGTTTACGCAGGCTCCGGCTTACGTGGCTATGGAAAGATGATTATCCTTAAGCATAATCAAGAATTTCTGACGGCATATGCAAATAACAGTAAACTGTTTGTCAAGGAGGGCGGTGAAGTTAGGAAGGGGGAGAAAATTGCTGAGATGGGCAATAGCGATAGTGATCAGGTCAAACTGCACTTTGAAATGCGCAGATTTGGGAAGCCGGTAGACCCTGCAAAATACATCCAAGCGGAAAAAAAATGA